A segment of the Frankineae bacterium MT45 genome:
CCTGGCCTTGGATTCCGGCCGACTCGGTGACGGTGACGGACGCCTTCATCGGGCCCCGTCCGACGACCTGATGGTCGATGGCCAGGGTGGCGGTGGCGGCGAGCGCGGTGACGGTGCTGCTCCCGGAGCCGAAGCCTGAGTCGGCGGTGGCGGGTGGGGTGGCGTCGGTGGTGGCCACGGTGGCCCGGATGAGATAGCAGCCGGGCGCGGTGACTCTCCACGAATTGCCGGTGACCGTGCCGTTGCCGAGCACCAGAGTGCCGCTGGTCGCCGCCACCGGGGTGCTCGCGCTCCAGCCCTGCGCGTTGGCGCAGAGCGATCCGGCGGCCAGCGGGAGTGGGCCGAGCACGTCGAAGGTCGCGGTGCCCTGATGTCCGTTCATGCCGCTGACGGTGGCGGTCGGGGTGAGCTGCCCGCCGACCGAGACGGCCCGCGTGGCGGTGCCGGCTGAGATGCTCGGATGGGCGGTCGGGTCGACGATGATGTCGAGCGAGGCGTGGGTGGTCACCGGCGGGGCGGCGTAGATCGCGTCGACGACGCTTCCGGAGGGGTCGCTCGCCGTCGGGGTGCTGGTCGCGCTCACCCGGGTCAGGCCGACGGAGACCGATGTGCTGGCCGTGACCGAGAGTGAAGGCGCGTTGAGGCCGGTCGGCACGGTGAAGTTGACCGCGGCGACGCCCGAGCTGTCGGTGACGGCGGTCGGGGCACTGAGACTCGTCTGGGCGCTGTTGAAGGTGACGGTGACGCCCGGGACCGGGACACCGGTGGCTCCGGTGACCGTGGCGATCAGCCTGGTCGTCGCGCCGATCACCGGCGGGGAGGGGTTGGTGGTGAGCGTCGTCGTGTACGGACCGGCCAGCGCGGCGGCGCTATTGACCAGGGCGCTGCCGTCACCGACGCAGGAACCGGCTGACGAGGAGGACTTGCCGTAGACCGCGGCCGCTACCTCACTGGCGTTCCGCGTGCCCGTTCCGAAGTGGGTCAGCAGCGAGGCGTAGGTCGCGATGTCGGCATCCGAGCTGAAGCCGTACTCGCCAGTCGCGACTGCGCCCGAGGTCTGCCGGCCGGTGGTGGCGAATGGGAGGGCTGCCGTGTCGATGCTGCCGTTGGAGATGACCGGAGTCACCAGGAAGGCCGGGGTGTGCGAGCCGAAGTCCCACGATGCGAAGGGAGTGGTGGTCGAGCCGCTGGTGCAGACGGTGCCGTCGAGGTACCGGTAATGAGCGGCGCCCCAGGTACCTCCGGCGGCTCCGGCGGAGCTCATGCCAAAGAGGGTGCTGGCCACGACCGCAACCCCGCTGACGCTGATCGCCAGTACGCAGCTGAACGGCGAAACCAAGCCGTGTCGCTTCAACAAAGTCCCGAGCCCGTCGTGTCGGAAACATGCCCATCACGCATGTCTTCTCAATAGCCATATCGTCGCGAACGGCCTGCGCATGAGTGTTGACGGAGAATTCAACGCGGAGATGAACTGAAAGCGGACA
Coding sequences within it:
- a CDS encoding Ig-like domain (group 1): MKRHGLVSPFSCVLAISVSGVAVVASTLFGMSSAGAAGGTWGAAHYRYLDGTVCTSGSTTTPFASWDFGSHTPAFLVTPVISNGSIDTAALPFATTGRQTSGAVATGEYGFSSDADIATYASLLTHFGTGTRNASEVAAAVYGKSSSSAGSCVGDGSALVNSAAALAGPYTTTLTTNPSPPVIGATTRLIATVTGATGVPVPGVTVTFNSAQTSLSAPTAVTDSSGVAAVNFTVPTGLNAPSLSVTASTSVSVGLTRVSATSTPTASDPSGSVVDAIYAAPPVTTHASLDIIVDPTAHPSISAGTATRAVSVGGQLTPTATVSGMNGHQGTATFDVLGPLPLAAGSLCANAQGWSASTPVAATSGTLVLGNGTVTGNSWRVTAPGCYLIRATVATTDATPPATADSGFGSGSSTVTALAATATLAIDHQVVGRGPMKASVTVTESAGIQGQVVAHLIGPAPGSTSAGSCAGVDWGRAAPSSDVSVPTNGDGTVNLSTAPITAPGCYQVQGAVKLPVPGFGVATVAINPPANGGVIIAVAPVVTQHADQLWSTTPGNVGTHVQVTGLYGQAAHVAVQMLYLPADPLGCAHASWSHATLAAVGPSVSITGDTSNIAVASGATVKAGCYLPVAKVTIDADSSVVALGPRDGRYNALIAAPASLDSLDTGPSRGGSADLSAFYRTLVGFIVLLGFTALAAVYIGWRGRGRGRAGLLPAAFLPVQDDLSGASGVAGPDDQLRMQPTVLAEQPPRVGRPAATAGWPRS